The proteins below are encoded in one region of Streptomyces marianii:
- a CDS encoding LamG domain-containing protein → MASTAVALLALVGVASESLSGSALAVGVDEGAEAAESSSSVPADEAARGKAFWEDDSLPAKSEEQKASEKAVAEGHRVVVGSLTTESNQVFANPDGTFTVESSAGPERVRKDGSWVPVDTSLVEREDGLLAPKAAQDVVLSGGGSTAPLAKITRNGKSYELGTPWALPEPKISGSIAIYESVRPDVDLVVQIRPDGFTQNLVVHNREAASDPALNSIQFPVKTTGLSVKTADNGTVSLVDGGGHAVFSSSAALMWDTADTAPAPSGPTGARSASFIAAAEAEAVADSPVLPEPGSKTAIADVDVTSDALSITPDRAFLDAADTSYPVVIDPPAVNSTLTGWTTIWSNLSGTSFWKTSHALGVGYDAYVDNKQAKSLFQFDTRSVAGKKILGATFTAYEIWSANCSKRDVNLYRTNPISSSTTWSKPPSGWSYVTKVSAAKGYSSSCPDGDVEFNATAAVAYTAKAKSTTTTLGLTASSTDPIAWKQFMSPADDRATKDRKPRLSITYVSPLTAAPSAVKLSEPNVACSASTSPALIRDNTPRVTATPTSADGSNASLRPNFELYAGSSTTPTSLSPDAWTVSGQPGSDPTPTLVSGTTYKFRAKSQYRYTYNGTTSYLYGPWSGYCYFKVDTTAPPKPTVTSVEYPQCAGITCDASPETGSVGQTGTFKITAGASDVRRYDIWLNGVLLQSKTFTANTPTYEIKVTPTKRLSNVLRVQTFDLAGNVSEGADYLFKVAKASNPVAQWKLDATGLNAAGSNHALTLGGGAAWTTPARLDGGLRFNGTDAYAATSGPVVDTTGSFAVSAWTRLGSRTQISTVASQSGAQVGAFQLYYSSSYDRWVFNRYSSDGASLVRAISTRPGVVGAWTHLLAVYDRNDQQIRLYVNGRLEATTAYTTPWAATGAFEIGRMKSPSSGNMGSYFKGDLDHVQTWNRVVFPDELWAQTNMENPDTGHPQAALLAHWTMDNTSGTTAADESGRGHTLQSLSGAAFTAAEDPAHGNVLDLPSTQRGYATAPVPLDDSGSFTVAGWVNLDPTVLENTAGAHSPTVFAHPGAQRNAFRLWYRQEVGEAVGDWNFGAYETDVLQGPAATITSEQVNPPGNWIHVVGVYDSANQSAKLYLAGQREGAEEGVFVDSIFQSDQPLMMAQARRHDTGDWGNRLYGQLDDMRVYAGVLSEAEITQLATVDEPPIDIG, encoded by the coding sequence GTGGCGTCAACCGCCGTAGCATTGCTGGCTCTTGTCGGGGTGGCGAGCGAATCGTTGTCCGGCAGTGCGCTGGCGGTGGGTGTGGACGAGGGTGCTGAGGCTGCTGAGTCAAGTTCGAGTGTGCCGGCGGATGAGGCTGCGCGCGGTAAGGCATTCTGGGAGGACGACTCTCTGCCTGCCAAGTCTGAGGAGCAGAAAGCTTCGGAGAAGGCGGTGGCCGAGGGCCACCGTGTCGTGGTGGGCAGCCTCACGACCGAGTCGAACCAGGTCTTCGCCAATCCCGACGGGACATTCACCGTCGAGTCGTCAGCAGGTCCGGAGCGAGTGCGCAAGGACGGCTCTTGGGTGCCTGTCGACACGTCGCTCGTTGAGCGTGAAGACGGGCTGCTTGCGCCGAAGGCGGCGCAGGATGTGGTGCTGTCAGGCGGCGGTTCGACGGCGCCGCTGGCGAAGATCACACGCAACGGTAAGTCCTACGAGCTGGGTACTCCCTGGGCTCTGCCGGAGCCGAAAATCTCAGGTTCCATCGCGATCTACGAATCTGTGCGTCCCGACGTTGACCTGGTGGTCCAGATTCGTCCGGATGGATTCACACAGAACCTGGTGGTCCACAACCGTGAGGCCGCGTCTGATCCGGCGCTGAACTCGATTCAGTTCCCCGTCAAGACCACCGGTCTGTCGGTGAAGACGGCGGACAACGGAACCGTTTCGCTCGTCGACGGCGGTGGCCATGCGGTGTTCTCCAGCAGCGCCGCGCTGATGTGGGACACCGCGGACACGGCCCCAGCACCGTCAGGGCCGACCGGGGCAAGGTCTGCGTCGTTCATTGCTGCTGCCGAAGCCGAGGCTGTCGCGGACAGCCCAGTGCTGCCTGAGCCAGGCTCGAAGACCGCCATTGCAGACGTCGATGTGACCAGCGATGCCCTGTCGATAACGCCTGACCGGGCCTTCCTGGATGCCGCTGATACGTCGTATCCGGTGGTCATCGACCCGCCGGCAGTGAACTCGACACTGACCGGCTGGACGACGATCTGGTCAAACCTGTCGGGAACGTCGTTCTGGAAGACTTCGCACGCTCTCGGGGTCGGCTACGACGCGTACGTCGACAACAAGCAGGCCAAGTCACTGTTCCAGTTCGACACCCGAAGTGTCGCGGGCAAGAAGATCCTCGGTGCGACGTTCACGGCGTATGAGATCTGGTCGGCGAACTGCAGCAAGAGGGACGTCAACCTCTACCGCACCAACCCCATCTCCAGCTCCACCACGTGGAGCAAGCCGCCAAGCGGCTGGTCGTACGTCACGAAGGTGTCGGCGGCCAAGGGGTATTCGTCGAGCTGCCCCGATGGGGATGTGGAGTTCAATGCGACAGCCGCCGTCGCCTACACGGCGAAGGCGAAGTCGACCACCACGACGCTCGGTCTGACGGCGAGTAGCACGGATCCGATCGCGTGGAAGCAGTTCATGTCACCGGCTGACGACCGTGCGACGAAGGACCGCAAGCCGCGGCTTTCCATCACGTATGTGTCGCCTTTGACCGCGGCACCTTCGGCGGTGAAACTGTCGGAGCCGAACGTGGCCTGTTCCGCTTCGACGAGCCCGGCGCTCATCCGGGACAACACGCCCCGGGTTACGGCCACTCCGACCTCGGCGGACGGCTCCAATGCGAGTCTGCGTCCCAACTTCGAGCTGTACGCGGGGTCGAGCACGACACCGACCAGCCTGAGTCCGGACGCATGGACGGTCAGCGGTCAGCCGGGTTCGGATCCGACCCCGACGCTCGTGAGCGGGACCACGTACAAGTTCCGCGCCAAGAGTCAGTACCGATACACCTATAACGGCACGACGAGCTACCTGTACGGACCGTGGTCCGGCTACTGCTACTTCAAAGTCGACACCACCGCTCCGCCCAAGCCCACCGTGACATCCGTGGAGTACCCGCAGTGCGCGGGCATCACGTGTGACGCCTCGCCGGAGACCGGCAGTGTCGGGCAGACCGGCACGTTCAAGATCACCGCAGGCGCCAGCGATGTACGGCGCTACGACATCTGGCTGAACGGTGTGCTGCTGCAGAGCAAGACGTTCACGGCCAACACCCCCACATACGAGATCAAGGTCACCCCGACCAAGCGCCTCTCCAACGTCCTGCGGGTTCAGACGTTCGACCTGGCGGGCAACGTCAGCGAGGGCGCGGACTACCTGTTCAAGGTAGCCAAGGCCTCGAACCCTGTTGCCCAGTGGAAGCTGGACGCCACCGGGCTCAACGCCGCCGGCTCGAACCACGCTCTCACTCTGGGTGGCGGTGCGGCGTGGACGACTCCGGCCCGGTTGGACGGCGGTCTGCGGTTCAACGGAACCGATGCCTATGCGGCCACATCGGGTCCTGTGGTGGACACCACAGGCAGCTTCGCTGTGTCCGCGTGGACCAGGCTGGGCAGCCGAACCCAGATCAGCACCGTGGCCAGCCAGAGCGGCGCCCAGGTCGGGGCGTTCCAGCTGTATTACTCCAGCTCCTACGACCGGTGGGTGTTCAACCGCTACAGCTCCGACGGCGCCAGCCTCGTTCGGGCGATCTCCACGCGTCCCGGAGTCGTCGGGGCGTGGACGCACCTCCTGGCCGTGTACGACAGGAATGACCAGCAGATCCGCCTGTACGTCAACGGCCGTCTCGAGGCCACCACCGCGTACACCACACCATGGGCGGCAACGGGCGCATTCGAGATCGGCCGGATGAAGAGCCCCAGCAGCGGGAACATGGGCAGCTACTTCAAGGGCGACCTGGACCACGTCCAGACGTGGAACCGTGTGGTGTTCCCCGACGAACTCTGGGCGCAGACCAACATGGAGAACCCGGATACGGGGCACCCGCAGGCTGCGTTGCTGGCTCACTGGACCATGGACAACACCTCCGGCACCACGGCCGCCGACGAATCCGGCCGCGGCCACACCCTGCAGTCGCTCTCCGGCGCGGCCTTCACCGCGGCGGAGGACCCGGCCCACGGCAACGTGCTCGATCTGCCAAGTACCCAGCGCGGATACGCCACCGCCCCGGTCCCCCTCGACGACTCCGGCAGCTTCACCGTGGCCGGCTGGGTCAACCTTGACCCCACTGTCCTGGAGAACACCGCGGGTGCCCACTCACCCACGGTCTTCGCCCATCCCGGTGCGCAGCGCAACGCCTTCCGCCTCTGGTACCGCCAAGAGGTGGGCGAAGCGGTCGGCGACTGGAACTTCGGTGCCTACGAGACGGACGTTCTGCAAGGTCCGGCCGCGACGATCACCTCCGAGCAGGTCAACCCGCCCGGCAACTGGATCCATGTGGTCGGCGTATACGACTCCGCCAACCAATCGGCCAAGCTCTACCTCGCCGGCCAGCGAGAGGGGGCCGAAGAAGGCGTCTTCGTCGACAGCATCTTCCAGTCCGACCAGCCACTGATGATGGCCCAGGCACGCCGTCACGACACCGGCGACTGGGGCAACCGCCTGTACGGGCAGCTCGACGACATGCGCGTCTACGCAGGCGTGCTATCCGAGGCGGAGATCACCCAGCTCGCGACCGTGGACGAACCGCCGATCGACATCGGCTGA